A single Pararhizobium sp. A13 DNA region contains:
- the hutC gene encoding histidine utilization repressor translates to MTPLHQRIFEEIEANIMSGAWKPGQRVPTEQELVEQYQCSRMTVSKALTVLTRRGMIVRRRRHGTFVSAPQIDRTVMDIQDIGVEAQLAGHEYSYSILTRSIERLTPHEAMKLAETPDMEVLRLLCLHVVDDKPNAIERRVIMLDAVPSARDEAFASRPPGVWLLEQVPWTEAKHIIRAIPADAATAQLLELQRGEPCLSLTRQTWQNGRTVTHVEVTHPGDRYQFAGVFHPSAQDV, encoded by the coding sequence GTGACGCCGCTTCATCAGCGTATCTTCGAGGAGATCGAAGCAAATATCATGAGTGGCGCCTGGAAGCCCGGCCAGCGCGTTCCCACCGAGCAGGAACTGGTGGAGCAGTACCAATGCTCGCGCATGACGGTCAGCAAGGCACTAACCGTTCTGACCCGCCGCGGCATGATCGTACGCCGCCGCCGTCACGGCACCTTCGTCAGCGCGCCGCAGATCGACAGAACCGTGATGGATATCCAGGACATCGGCGTCGAGGCGCAGCTGGCCGGCCACGAATATAGCTATTCAATCCTCACCCGGAGCATAGAGCGTTTGACGCCGCATGAGGCGATGAAGCTGGCCGAGACACCGGATATGGAGGTGCTGCGACTGCTGTGCCTGCACGTCGTCGACGACAAGCCGAATGCGATCGAGCGGCGGGTGATCATGCTCGACGCCGTTCCAAGTGCTCGTGATGAGGCCTTCGCTTCCAGGCCACCGGGCGTGTGGCTGCTGGAGCAGGTCCCTTGGACCGAAGCCAAGCACATCATCCGAGCCATTCCGGCCGATGCAGCGACAGCACAGCTGCTGGAATTGCAAAGAGGAGAGCCCTGTCTGAGCCTGACGCGGCAAACATGGCAGAACGGCCGCACAGTGACCCATGTCGAAGTCACGCATCCGGGCGATCGCTATCAATTTGCCGGCGTTTTCCACCCCTCGGCGCAGGATGTATGA
- a CDS encoding type II toxin-antitoxin system VapC family toxin — protein sequence MTRYLLDTSIISNVVKPEPSESLLAWMAAQKDGDLFIASLTVAEIQRGILEKPAGKKRNALDAWFVGPEGPQALFAGRILSFDESAGLIWARIMANGRLAGRPRSALDMIIAAIAQANDCIVITDNERDFHGLNILNPLRIGGER from the coding sequence GTGACGCGCTATCTTCTTGACACCAGCATTATCAGTAATGTCGTCAAGCCCGAGCCGTCGGAATCGCTGCTCGCATGGATGGCGGCGCAAAAGGACGGGGATCTGTTCATTGCCTCCCTTACGGTCGCCGAGATTCAACGCGGCATCCTCGAAAAACCGGCGGGCAAGAAACGAAACGCACTCGATGCCTGGTTCGTTGGCCCTGAAGGCCCACAGGCTTTATTTGCGGGTCGCATCCTTTCGTTCGATGAGAGTGCGGGTCTTATCTGGGCGCGGATCATGGCAAATGGCAGGCTTGCCGGGCGCCCGCGTAGCGCCCTCGATATGATCATCGCCGCCATAGCTCAGGCCAACGATTGTATTGTCATCACGGATAATGAGAGAGATTTTCACGGATTGAACATCCTTAATCCACTCAGAATCGGTGGCGAGAGGTAA
- a CDS encoding DUF983 domain-containing protein, with protein sequence MQTEWPPIPPTTTGLRGRCPRCGQGHIFNGFLKMRPECEVCGLDYGFADPADGPAFFVICFACVPSVLLGVWLEVQYSAPLWVHLLVTGPFMLATCIPPLRPLKGWLVASQYFYKAEEGKLDRTLPAPKEGA encoded by the coding sequence ATGCAAACGGAGTGGCCACCAATCCCCCCAACGACAACTGGGCTGAGAGGCCGATGCCCGCGTTGCGGCCAGGGGCACATTTTCAACGGCTTTCTTAAAATGCGGCCCGAATGTGAAGTCTGCGGCCTCGACTACGGTTTCGCCGATCCGGCAGATGGTCCCGCATTTTTCGTCATCTGCTTCGCTTGCGTGCCAAGTGTCCTGCTCGGCGTGTGGCTCGAGGTCCAGTACAGCGCGCCCTTGTGGGTCCATCTGCTGGTTACCGGTCCCTTTATGCTGGCTACCTGTATCCCGCCCTTGCGGCCTCTCAAGGGATGGCTGGTTGCCAGCCAATATTTCTACAAGGCGGAAGAGGGGAAGCTAGACCGCACCTTGCCTGCGCCGAAAGAGGGCGCTTAA
- a CDS encoding PLP-dependent aminotransferase family protein — MKDWRPDLSRSNSPRYMAIADLIEMDLRSGQLVIGDRLPPQRELAKRLDIDFTTVARGYVEAQKRGLVDSHVGRGTFVTGGADRERRGFASDTTPDPRRTSAIDLSMNMPPEPADPDLIARMREGISAVASSLIPLLRYQGFGGSGMDKEAAAAWLSRRGLVPSQERIFVTPGAHPALLAICGLLAKPGETILSESITYPGIRSIAAQLRLNLSGLPMDVDGILPDAFAEACQRLSPKGLYLNPTLQNPLTLTIPERRREEICAVARKYHVPIIEDDAYGFIPLHGPPPLAAMAPDLTWHIGGLAKCIGAGLRLAYVVAPDTKAIWPFVSAMRANNVMASPLNMALATRWIEDGTADTILRFIRKEATARQEMVAAILPAGSYHGDPISFNIWLPLTNGWTRSTFGSHMRSSGIGVVASDAFTVEGPAPEAVRVCLGGPIDREKLQGALEFMGHALEGPPELAASFF; from the coding sequence ATGAAAGACTGGCGACCCGATCTGAGCCGCAGCAACAGCCCTCGCTACATGGCCATTGCCGACCTCATCGAGATGGATTTGCGCAGCGGTCAGCTGGTCATCGGGGACCGTCTGCCGCCACAGCGCGAGCTGGCCAAACGCCTGGATATCGATTTCACCACGGTCGCGCGGGGCTATGTCGAGGCGCAGAAGCGCGGACTGGTGGATTCGCATGTCGGCCGCGGCACCTTCGTCACAGGTGGTGCCGACAGGGAGCGACGCGGCTTTGCGTCGGATACAACGCCTGACCCGCGCCGCACGTCCGCCATCGATCTGTCAATGAACATGCCGCCGGAGCCTGCCGATCCGGACTTGATCGCACGGATGCGCGAGGGGATTTCGGCAGTGGCCTCCAGCCTTATCCCGCTCCTGCGCTATCAGGGATTTGGCGGCTCGGGGATGGACAAGGAGGCCGCCGCGGCCTGGCTCAGCCGTCGCGGCCTTGTCCCTTCGCAGGAGCGCATTTTCGTGACGCCAGGCGCCCATCCGGCGCTGCTGGCGATTTGCGGCCTCTTGGCAAAGCCCGGTGAAACTATCCTGTCGGAAAGCATCACCTATCCCGGCATCCGCTCGATTGCGGCACAACTGCGTCTCAATCTTTCGGGTTTGCCGATGGATGTTGACGGTATTTTGCCGGACGCCTTTGCCGAGGCCTGCCAAAGATTGAGCCCCAAGGGGCTTTATCTCAATCCTACCCTGCAGAACCCGCTGACCCTGACGATCCCAGAGCGACGGCGCGAGGAGATCTGCGCGGTGGCGCGCAAGTATCACGTGCCGATCATCGAGGATGACGCCTATGGCTTCATCCCGCTGCATGGGCCGCCGCCGCTTGCGGCAATGGCTCCGGACCTCACATGGCATATCGGCGGCCTTGCGAAATGCATTGGTGCCGGTCTTCGGCTGGCCTATGTCGTTGCGCCGGATACCAAGGCGATCTGGCCCTTTGTCAGCGCCATGCGTGCCAACAATGTCATGGCGTCGCCGCTCAACATGGCCCTTGCCACGCGTTGGATAGAGGATGGCACGGCCGATACGATCCTCCGTTTCATCCGAAAGGAGGCAACGGCACGCCAGGAGATGGTCGCGGCTATCCTTCCGGCTGGCAGCTATCACGGGGATCCGATCAGCTTCAACATATGGCTGCCACTGACAAATGGCTGGACGCGGTCGACCTTCGGCAGCCATATGCGCTCCTCCGGCATTGGCGTTGTTGCCAGCGATGCCTTCACGGTCGAGGGGCCGGCGCCAGAAGCGGTTCGTGTCTGCCTTGGAGGCCCTATCGACCGGGAAAAGCTCCAGGGTGCTCTTGAATTCATGGGGCATGCGCTCGAAGGCCCGCCCGAGCTCGCGGCATCCTTCTTCTAG
- a CDS encoding MSMEG_0572/Sll0783 family nitrogen starvation response protein — translation MPAVTKPANQKGDFLVDYEEKVFEDVQATVGEKALVTFHTVAFEGSIGFVNLLQATRLKRKGFETSILLYGPGVTLGVQRGFPTLGAEAFPGHLNFNNQIVKFMEEGGKVYACRFALQALYGHGEGALIPGITPISPLDVLDLILIHRRDGAFILDTWTL, via the coding sequence ATGCCCGCAGTGACCAAACCAGCCAACCAAAAAGGCGACTTTCTTGTCGATTACGAGGAAAAGGTTTTTGAGGACGTTCAAGCGACAGTGGGTGAGAAAGCCCTCGTCACCTTCCATACCGTCGCCTTCGAAGGATCGATCGGATTCGTCAACCTGCTGCAGGCGACGCGTCTGAAGCGGAAGGGTTTCGAGACCTCGATCCTTCTCTATGGCCCCGGCGTGACGCTCGGCGTTCAGCGCGGTTTTCCGACCCTCGGCGCGGAGGCCTTTCCAGGCCATCTGAATTTCAACAACCAGATTGTCAAGTTCATGGAAGAAGGCGGCAAGGTCTACGCCTGCCGTTTTGCCCTTCAGGCGCTCTACGGCCATGGCGAAGGCGCGCTGATCCCTGGCATCACGCCGATCAGTCCGCTCGACGTGCTCGACCTGATCCTCATCCATCGCCGCGACGGCGCCTTCATCCTCGATACCTGGACCCTTTGA
- a CDS encoding Nit6803 family nitrilase yields MEKKSTVRVAAAQIAPDLTSRENTLTRVLETIREAATKGAELIVFPETFVPWYPYFSFVLPPVLSGREHIRLYEEAVTIPSVATESVAAAAREHGIVVALGVNERDHGTLYNAQLLFDADGTLILKRRKITPTFHERMIWGQGDASGLKVVDSAIGRLGALACWEHYNPLARYALMAQHEEIHIAQFPGSMVGPIFAEQMEVTIRHHALESGCFVVNATGWLTEEQVVSITPDQGLQKALRGGCMTAIISPEGKHVVPPLTEGEGILVADLDMSLIVKRKRMMDSVGHYARPELLHLVMDGRATAPMADTSLSSTSDIAPTRTKTDGEFPFDRDADKRVAVLRSPAR; encoded by the coding sequence ATGGAGAAAAAGTCGACCGTCCGGGTTGCCGCCGCGCAGATCGCGCCGGATCTGACTTCGCGAGAGAACACGCTCACCCGCGTACTGGAAACGATCCGCGAGGCGGCTACCAAAGGCGCCGAGCTGATCGTCTTCCCGGAGACCTTCGTTCCCTGGTATCCGTATTTTTCCTTCGTCCTGCCGCCCGTCCTTTCCGGCCGCGAACACATCCGGCTCTATGAGGAAGCGGTCACCATCCCGAGCGTGGCCACGGAAAGCGTGGCTGCCGCGGCGCGCGAACACGGCATTGTCGTGGCGCTGGGCGTCAACGAACGGGATCACGGCACGCTCTACAACGCCCAGCTTCTGTTCGATGCTGACGGAACGCTGATCCTCAAGCGTCGGAAGATCACCCCGACCTTTCATGAACGGATGATCTGGGGTCAGGGCGATGCATCCGGCCTGAAGGTCGTCGACAGCGCCATCGGCCGGCTTGGCGCGCTTGCCTGCTGGGAGCACTACAATCCGCTGGCCCGCTACGCGCTGATGGCGCAGCACGAGGAAATCCACATCGCCCAGTTTCCGGGCTCCATGGTCGGCCCCATTTTCGCCGAGCAGATGGAAGTGACGATCCGCCACCATGCGCTTGAAAGCGGCTGCTTTGTTGTCAATGCGACGGGATGGCTGACGGAGGAGCAGGTCGTCTCGATCACCCCGGATCAGGGTCTGCAGAAAGCCCTGCGCGGCGGCTGCATGACGGCGATCATTTCTCCGGAAGGCAAGCATGTCGTTCCGCCGCTGACCGAAGGCGAAGGCATCCTGGTTGCCGATCTCGATATGAGCCTGATCGTCAAGCGCAAGCGGATGATGGATTCGGTCGGTCACTATGCCCGGCCGGAACTGCTGCATCTGGTGATGGACGGCCGCGCGACCGCGCCGATGGCCGATACCTCCCTTTCCTCAACATCTGACATCGCACCGACAAGGACAAAGACCGATGGCGAATTCCCTTTCGACAGAGACGCTGATAAACGAGTTGCAGTCCTTCGGAGCCCGGCTCGTTGA
- a CDS encoding MSMEG_0568 family radical SAM protein, with the protein MANSLSTETLINELQSFGARLVDPKAGHESRRGGAGPSDHKALTIDGMTVMVPVHTAPAFESPYLVEKPDDAGKSRISRNGRVIGEVSFPLRPRFYERSTAEGIPYSQIAVLHGKDVLATTVLQTCTRYQSRTKTCQFCAIGQSLAAGRTVAHKTPAQLAEVAKAAVELDGVKHMVMTTGTPKGDDRGAAVLAESARAIKAAVDLPIQAQCEPPEDDIWFSRMKDAGVDALGMHLEVVTPEIRARIMPGKAQVPIEKYMRSFSAAVEVFGRGQVSTYILAGLGDTREAILATCEKLVALGVYPFVVPFVPISGTPLESHPAPKPEFMHSILAPLSKMLVDSGLKAVDIKAGCGKCGACSALSTYERMLTK; encoded by the coding sequence ATGGCGAATTCCCTTTCGACAGAGACGCTGATAAACGAGTTGCAGTCCTTCGGAGCCCGGCTCGTTGACCCGAAAGCCGGCCATGAAAGCCGGCGCGGCGGCGCAGGTCCATCCGACCACAAGGCGCTCACCATCGACGGTATGACCGTGATGGTGCCTGTGCACACGGCACCGGCCTTCGAAAGCCCCTATCTGGTGGAAAAGCCCGACGATGCCGGCAAAAGCCGGATCAGCCGCAACGGCCGTGTCATCGGAGAAGTCTCCTTTCCCTTGCGGCCGCGCTTCTACGAGCGCTCGACGGCGGAGGGCATCCCCTATTCGCAGATCGCCGTTCTGCACGGCAAGGACGTGCTGGCAACGACCGTTCTACAGACCTGCACCCGCTATCAGAGCCGGACGAAGACCTGTCAGTTCTGCGCCATCGGACAGTCTCTTGCGGCCGGCCGCACCGTCGCGCACAAGACACCGGCGCAGCTTGCCGAAGTCGCCAAGGCTGCCGTCGAGCTCGATGGCGTCAAGCACATGGTCATGACGACCGGCACACCGAAGGGCGACGACCGCGGAGCTGCCGTTCTGGCCGAAAGCGCCCGCGCCATCAAGGCTGCCGTCGACCTGCCCATCCAGGCGCAATGCGAACCGCCCGAAGACGATATCTGGTTTAGCCGCATGAAAGACGCCGGGGTCGACGCACTCGGCATGCATCTCGAAGTCGTCACGCCCGAAATCCGCGCCCGCATCATGCCCGGCAAGGCGCAGGTGCCGATCGAGAAATACATGCGCTCCTTCAGCGCAGCCGTCGAGGTTTTCGGGCGCGGACAAGTCTCCACCTACATCCTCGCCGGCCTTGGCGATACGCGCGAAGCCATCCTCGCTACATGCGAAAAGCTCGTCGCACTCGGCGTCTACCCCTTCGTCGTGCCCTTCGTTCCTATTTCCGGAACCCCGCTCGAAAGCCATCCGGCGCCGAAGCCTGAGTTTATGCATTCGATCCTCGCGCCGCTCTCGAAAATGCTAGTCGACAGCGGCCTGAAGGCGGTGGACATCAAGGCCGGCTGCGGCAAATGCGGCGCCTGCTCTGCCCTTTCCACCTATGAAAGGATGCTGACCAAATGA
- a CDS encoding MSMEG_0567/Sll0786 family nitrogen starvation N-acetyltransferase has protein sequence MILEPFVPYRTSEFQVKFATSNWERQEAHALRRAVFCKEQHIFEGDDRDEIDDHATPIVALSMLGVAADRLVGTVRIHEAEPGVWWGSRLAVHEDFRKIGALGATLIRLAVSSANAMGCRTFLANVQVQNGLLFRRMHWDLLDEIEIHGKPHLKMKADLNFYPPCITPKAGFVALAKKAA, from the coding sequence ATGATCCTTGAACCTTTTGTCCCCTATCGCACCAGCGAATTCCAGGTGAAGTTCGCCACCTCCAATTGGGAGCGGCAGGAAGCCCATGCGTTGCGACGCGCGGTCTTCTGCAAGGAGCAGCACATCTTCGAGGGTGACGATCGCGACGAGATCGACGATCACGCAACGCCAATCGTTGCCCTCTCTATGCTCGGCGTCGCCGCTGACCGGCTCGTGGGTACAGTTCGCATCCATGAGGCGGAGCCCGGTGTCTGGTGGGGCTCGCGTCTCGCCGTCCACGAAGATTTCCGCAAGATCGGCGCGCTCGGTGCAACACTCATCAGGCTCGCCGTCTCCTCTGCCAACGCGATGGGCTGCCGCACCTTTCTGGCCAATGTGCAGGTCCAGAACGGCCTCTTGTTCCGGCGCATGCATTGGGACCTGCTCGACGAAATCGAGATCCACGGCAAACCGCATCTGAAGATGAAGGCCGACCTCAATTTCTATCCGCC